Part of the Scylla paramamosain isolate STU-SP2022 chromosome 15, ASM3559412v1, whole genome shotgun sequence genome, GAAGTGATGCCCAAGCTCTGGTCTGCACAGGCTTGTCTGATATGGCCTGGACATGATGCTGTGGACACTCGTGGTCATCCTCCTGCTCACAGTCCACACAGCCTGTTGCAATGCAGAAATGAAACTATGTATTAGTATTCTATAATTTTATCTAATTCTAATATTAGCTTTTTAACTGCTATGGCTTTAACTCAAGAGTAATAAATTAGACTAGGTAGTGAAAGTTTAGACCATAATATTAAGACACCACTGCAAGCAAAATACAGACACTCACCAAGTTATGAACGAGTTAGGTTCCACAGCCTTTCATGAgtcattattttcatgttattattttgtaaaaTATTGTAGGTGTATATGTATAGGTAATATAATAAAGTTGTGTTAAAACAACACTGTGCAGTACACAGTAACAAGGATACTGTATATATAATagtgaaatgaaaatgaaattaaagaatTGTACAAATACTGTACTACTGTACATAAAAGCCAGCTACGTTTGCCATTTTTCTCTACTATCAAGTTTCTCTACTATAGCCAACTTAATTTCCACTGAGATGGCTTGACGCTTCTTATTActgtcactatcatcactagcCTAACGCTTGTCACCAGCCATGATTAATAATCAGAAAGTtggaaaatgtggaaaaaaatcttGGAATACAACCGAACAAGTATCTGCAGGTTATGAGTTGAATATAAATAATGTGGtgcctctctcctttgctaCCTAGCATGGGTAATAGCCAAAACTGGTACTAGGTGGGAGGTGTGTGGCAAATTTCAACCTTGGTGGAGACAAACAAAATTTGGACTTACTGGGATTTTTGTTCATGTCTCCCGATGTTCATAAGTCAGGGAGGGTCTGTATGTGATTCAGTAGTTATAACATTTCAGCTTTGTTTTAGCTCAATAAATTTACTGAAGGTGAATAAAATGTGTATCACAGTGTCATTAACAATATAATGATTAGCACCAAAGTGATACACCCCATGATCTAAATGCAGTTCCAACAGATCTGCCAATGGTgaatgaaagattttgacttgCCATCAGCATCGGAAGCTTTGTGGCTAGTGACTTCCTGAGCTGAGTTGGACATCCACGCCCTTGTTCTGCCTGACTTCTCTGAGTCTTGCACATGGTGTGTTGGGCACTCATGGACATACATGTGTCCACATTCCCCACACCCTGCAGTGAGATTACAGTCAATACAACAGTGGTCTCACTGTGGTTGGGTGTTCCTGAGGtattttattacttctttttttgaGCATCTAGatgtagaaaatgaaaaaaagagcacACAATTCTTAAGTGTACCACTAATACAGGGAATGTGACTGGCTAAAGGACCTGCAAATGTTTGTATTGTGTTACGATAGCCAAAGCAAACATTGGATGTCTTGTGTAACTGCCCTgtgcagggagggaagaggagcatGCCATTTATCAGAAAATGGACTGGAAGTTGCACAGTTTGCCTTACAATAGAAGAGGGACATGCAATTTGTTAGGGTAAGAATTTGTGCATAGTTGGCCTGAAGCAGGAAGAGGCTATGCAGTCTGTAAGATCACATCAATAAGCATGAGAGGTGGTGTGAGGCTGTAGTTGTATTGAATTCTCCTGAAACAAAGGAGGGGaaagtaaattaaaataaagcTATAGAAATTAATAACTTACAGAAATCAGCTCCAATAAATTCTACTTCCACATCTTTGtgactagcagtagtagtaatcacaTTCTGTTTTGGAGAAGTGGTTTCTTCTGAGGATACACTAGCTGGAGGAGCCTCCTTCTCATCACATGAAACATTCTGCAGTAAAATACATATTTGGTTGACATTTCATTTAGCATAAAACTATAACCTATCAATGTTTATATGAAACAATCaattaataaaaatagaatagtaTACTGAAAAATCTAATACTGATCTTGCATAAATGAACATTAATAATTAGCAAGGTGTATGCACCAAACCTTTACTAACCTGAGGTGATGGTGCatcaagacaaggaagaaggctgccactttcttctttctctaaagATTTGTCTGTAACAGAAACAAGTCACAGTGATGGTTTAGCATAATAATCTGTGACAGCAAAATTTGGCCTGTTAGAAATTGTAATGCCAAATGAGCAGGATGTGCTGAAAAGAGTACtgttactacaaaaaaaaattaactcacATACATGGAATTAAGAAGCAGATTTGGAACTGCACATTCCAACAAAGTGACAGTGTTAAGATAATTGTGCCTTAGGGTGACTAGATGAAGTATTCTGGAGTAGCATATAAAATTAAAGAGGAAAGGTTCAGACATCTAAATATTAGTAATAGATTTGCATCCAATTATAACTAACTTGGGAAATGACAATAGATGATTTTGGCTAATCTGTGTCAGCATGGATGTGGATGTCACCTTTCAAGGTTGTCCTAATGTTGGTTATAATAATTTCATCCTTCAATCAAAAAAAGTACAGGGATATTCAGTTCATAAAAGGCATAACATTACCATGGGCAACAATGTTTTGTAGAGAGCTTGGATGTGAGGTCACCATCATGAGAAGTGCTCCATCATTGctgtcatcactaccaccaaccAGAAGGGAAACCTGCAAGAACATTCActataaaatacaataaaaatttcACTATACAATCATACTAGTATAAATGTAAACATTAATTTGACAAGGAACAAACTTCTGCAGGACACTTACTTGATTTCCCTGTGAAGTTATCAGCTGCTGTGTGAGGGTCTGTTGCTGTGATGTCCCTGGCAAGGAGACATCAGATTCTAGTTCTTTCCTGGGTTGCGAAGATGTCAGAGAAATTCCAAGAGAGTTATCTAAAGAATCCCCAGTCACAGTCTCAGCTTCAAGCAAAGACTGGTGACTAGTTACTGGAGACTGGTAGCTTCCCTTTTTGGTACTTACACTAGTAAGCTCATCTTTATCACAAGAAGCAGAGCTCAGAGCATCTTCACTGCCTGCTGAGCTTTCATCAGCTAAATGAAGCACATATGATGGAGTCAACTGATTAAAATCTTGGTTTCCTGAGTCTGCTGccaaattttcattatttacagAATCATTTACAGTATCAGCAAAAGACACAAGAGGATCTATTTCATCTTGATTTTCTGCAATATCATTTGATTCGTTCTCTATCCTCACCACAGCTCCTTCAAGGGTTTGTGATTGTGCATCATTACCTAAGTGGTCACCATGAGAGACTGTGCTACATTCAGATAACCCTGATGCTATATCTAGTAAAGGTAAACTACTGTCAAGCACCTCAACTGCATCTGGTATGCTGTGTGTACTTGAGATTGAAGGCTGATCTCTGTTTTGATGAGCAGGTGTATCAGCTTGACTGGTTCCAGGTTGAGAAGAGCAAGGGAGGGCTACTCTGCTTGGTCCTGGAGTGGACAGAGGATCACCAAGATATGGTCCTGGTTCAGATGGTGCAAGGGTGTTGGAATCAGTGCGATGCTCATTCACAATGCTAGATATACCTGGATCTAATGAATTACCAGGAAAATGCGACAAGGAGAGTGACAGGTGCTCTATAAAACGACTGGCGCTACCCCTCTCACTTGCAAACATTCTTTGTGGATTCACTAGCAATGCCACTTCTTGACTATCATCACTATGTTGCAGATCAACTTCTGAGGTAGAAATTTCTTCTGCTGCATCAACCATTACTGGCAGTTCAATTCCTGATGCTGCCAAGTTATCttcatcactttcatcatcaGAGCTCTGTCCCTTAGTGTTTATTATTTCCCTGCCACTGGTGGAGTCAACTGTGGAATCCAATATTGCTGCACTGGCCAGGCTTGGGGACACTGGGCTGCATGGACCAGACACATCATTACCTTGGAACTCAGCAGGTGTGGGAGGTATTGAATCAATGTGACCAGTGGAAGAAGACACAATGCAATTATCAGCAGGTGTGCTTGGTGAGCTTAATGGAGTCACATGACCCCTCATGCTGCTGCTGGCCTCACACCCTGAGGTAGGACCACTGAGGGCCTCTGCCTCCCCATCACTTAGGTGAACAACCCGTCCCCTCATCCTGGAACTCAGGCTGGGGCAAAGTTGTGGTAAACCTTCAGATGAATCATGGTCTCCATCATCACTGTCTGAAGAATCAGATTCATGACGCCGATTAGGAATCTTATTAGTGGAGGGCAAGGCATCCAGATTACTTGGACTAGGCTGTGGAAGATTCCTCAAACCACTAGACCCAGTGTGAGATCGATTCTGGATGCAGCTTGAGCTGGGCTGCAGCACAGCCTGAACTCCACTAGGGCCAGGCTGAGGGTTATTCATAAAGACAGAGCGATTGCTTGGTGTGACTGACTGTAAGCCACTGGGACCAGCCTGAGATGCCTCATTTTCTACAATACTTCTTAATGCTAATCTTTTCTGTTTTACCCAAACACTTTCACTTAATACTGGAGGttcactttcatcatcatcatcatcattttcatcatcagaTATCACATTATGGGTTGCCCAGCGTGGCTGTGACTGTGATAAAGAGGACTGTGTTATAAAGAGGCTGTTTGGAGACACAAAGCTGCTGGTCCTGCTGCCCGAGATTTGACGTGCAGAGGAGTGTGGCAATGGTAACCTGTGAGATTCAGAGTGGACCAGGCTCCCAGTGGCACTTGATATGCTGCTGCTGACACCAGTGGGAATGATAGGCAAGGAGCTGCTATGTGACAGATCTTCCATAGGAGAATCAGGGTGGTCTAAAGAGGCTTCTATGCCAGTCATTGGCGAGCTGTAAGGTGGAGGCGGAGAGTATCGTGCAGCTGATGACAGGTTTGGGTCTAAGGGACTCACACGATGCTCACACTCAGCACTTGATGATGGTTGGGGAGACAACTCTCCCCCAAATTCTCCTTCCAGTCCTAGATACCCGACCTGTGAAAGTAAGGTATAGTATAAGTGATGAAAAGGTGATATTGTAGTAGCAAAGTATTAAAAAGTGCTACAAAACATTTAAGAAAACTTTAAATGCTTGATAATGGCATAGTCTCTGCACCAAAACATTGGAAATAATGATGTTTTTTATGTAGTTACACTGGTGCTTTTATTCATCTGCAAGATCCAGTTCCTCACGGACCAGCCTGTCTCAGAAACTGTTCATGTTAATTTGAAaataatgtgtgtattttgagttttaacCCATGCATGTATACACAGATTGTAATTACATATACATGCAACAGATTTTCCTGTAGTTAAGTAATATACATATACCCTTTTTTcaggaaaatatatattctGAAATCCACTAATAAAGCACAAATATCAGACTGTAAATAAAAGTATTCATAAATTCCAAGTAAACCATTTTCCTCACAAACAATGATCAGATTAATAAAATAAGCAAACCTCCACATAAACCTACAAGCAGACACTGAAAACATTCCACTGGCTACAACAAGGATGAAATCACTTTATCGCTGTATCAGcataaaacaataatacaaatggttataaactaaaaaaaaatcagatctAAGGAAGTGTGCAAAAACTGGTTCACAAACAGGATTGTAAATGAGTGCAACAAACCCAGCAGAAATCCAGTAATTGCGCACACTTTAGATACTTTCAAGATGAAGTGGGCTAAGTTCATGGATGACAATGACAGATAGTAACTTTTACAAGCTCACAAGCTGCTTTGAGTAGATCAACAGGCCTTTTGcaatctccttattttcttatgttatgttcacTCATGCATGTTGCATTCCTGATGGCTCAGTTGTCCTTACCTGGTGCTGGGCATCCCATAGCTGGCCACCATCCACCTCATCGTCTGAGTCCTCAGGGCCTTGCTGTCTGCCCTCAGGGGTACCTCCAGCCCTCTGAGGGATGTGCTCCCCCATCATGCTCATATAAcctgaaataataagaaattagACAAACTAATACCTCATTCTACTAAATGCTTTGGGTTTCATAATGACTATTTCTCGaaggccacagatatgattAGTCTGTTTCTCACAATATCTTCTCTATCAGTCAATAAAGCACACTTCTTGATCTATCTTTAGAATCAAGGAAACATTTTTAGAAACTACAATTACTTTCACTATGTCCTGTTGAAAGCAATCAAGATAAATACTGAAATGTTATCTTAGTTACTGTTATAGTTTTCCATATCTACCTTTCTTTAGATATgtaaggacaggaaaaaaaagtctatcGGAGTCTTGACTGAGAGATTGATAAAAGTGACTAAGGTGAAGGGCATGAAAGAAACAGGAATGATTCAGAAACAGGAAAGATTGTGCtaatcagttttttttccaattaagATAAATGGGGAGAAAATCAAAAGTTGTATGGTGTATTCATGGGCTTGGAGAGAGTATATAATAGGGGGACAGGTAGGAGGGGAGCTGCTGGAAGGAATCAAATTTTTTAAGGATGCAAGTGCATGTGTAAGGTTGGAAGGAAAGCATGGAGAGTTTCATCAcaggaaaaagagtaaggaggaTGTCTCCCTGGTTGTTTAATATCTTTATGGAGAGCTGTATGAGGCAGATAAAAACTTAAGAAGAATATGTTGGTGCAAGGCATGTCTTACTAatggaaagtgaaaggaaactcCCGATTGGTGAATAATTTCTATAGGCTGTATGCGAGACAGAAACTGAAGGGGAACTGTTGGGAAAGGTAACGATATAGTgtttgagaggagagaagaggtgtgTGATTTTAGGATATCCTATGGGAAGAGTGTGCCACCTGCAGGCAGATGTGATGTGGTTATAGGAGATGAGAAACTAGAGGAGGTGAGTGAATTTAAAAGTATCCGAGAATAGTGCTAGATATGTATGGTGAGATGGACGGAGATAAGAGACAGTTGAGTGAGGTATGTGTGTCGCAAGATCATCTGCAAGAATCATGAAATGAAAAAACGTGTCCGTGGATGTAAAGAGAGGTTTAAAGAATAATATTCTTCTGTCACCATTGACGTATGGATCAAAGACCTAGATGTGGAGTAGAGCACAACACTCAAGAGTGCATGCTATGCAGATGAGTTATCCAAGAGGGACATTTGGAATGACAAGATGAAAGGGTGAGAACAATGAGAGTGTGTATGAGAGATGTGGTATGAGCACCAAACCAAGTGATATAAATTGTGGCATGGTCAATTGAGTGACAAGGAATACATTAAGATGGTATGGCCATATTGAAAGGATGAAGAGTGAAGAGTTTGTAAAGAAAGTATGTGTGTGAAGAGTGAAGAGTTTGTAAAGAAAGTATGTGTGTGAAGTTAAATTTGTTaataggagaggaaggccacctggaagatggaaggataggATAAAGGAGTCCATGTGTGGAAGATCACTTAGTAGAGGTTAAGTGATTGAACAAACAAAGTATGTAATATTTAAatagggagaggtgaaggctCTTCTGTCATGGTCACCCCCATGGGGACACTCCCAGAGGAAGCAAGGAATTagtagatagttagatagatagatatgacaGGACCAATTTTATCTGCATCAATAAGCTTGTGCATGGGTGAGGAGTGTGAACTATATATCTACTGCAGCTGCAGTGATGTGATGACAACTTTCCACTTCATTCTCAAGGCGGCCTAAAACATGTCCTTTCAATCAGTTCTTGAAAGCTTCAGCCTTACACTTagctcttccctccttacctcactTGGCCTATTGCTGCCTCTCTCAGTACAGCTGGCATTCCCTAAGCTTGCCAACATCCTAAGTTATTGATCCCCTGATATGGATGGAGGTTGCAGTGATAACCAGTGTTAGGTCTTGGGAATTGCGACAAATATGTCTATGTAATAAAGAACTTCAAGAAAGCAAACAGCTTCTAGTTTCATGGAGTACAGCAGCAACTGTCACTAGTATGTGGGCACCCTCTCTCaaggaacaaacagcagcagaggtTTTAGCCATTATGTGGTTGTCTGTGGTAAGCTATAGttataaaatataatgaagGGAATTTCTAAACCAAATCTAACAGCACTTATCTCTAACCTTCTCTGTACTATTAATTATGTAATGTTAGGTTATAATGTGTTGCTGCTGAATTCAGGGCCTTCATCATTACATTTCCAGAGGGTGGAGACTTGAGAGAGAACTGCTGTTAATAGATGTTGCCCTACTGCCTTGGACTGCCATCTTCCTCAAAAATTTGCAACTCTGAATGGAAAAGTTAACCTGAGAAATTAATGAGAATCACAAAGGCAATTCAGGATTTGCTTAGGCTCTCTTTTTTGGTGAAGTCTTAAATACAATGACAGCAGAAACCAACAGCAGTGGTACAATGGAATGGCAAGGCTGTCGACAGCTGCTAAACTGGACTACTACTTCCTTAGAAAAGTGCAAATTCTAAACCAAAACGTTAACCTATTAATTATATAATGTGTATCATTCATTATTATAAAGGCTTTCCTGGAATATGTACAATAACTGCCTTTATGACGATGGCAAAATGGAACCAATATACAGGTGGCAGCAGAGGGACAATGGGAACAAGCCACAGGTAGGGAGAGAACTGCTGTTGACAGTTGCCGTCCTACCGCCTACGGCTCATATCTCTTCTAAATAACTTAGGAACGTTAAGCTAGCCCAAGAAATCAATCGTAGGACCACTCGCAAATGACAAACATTGGTGGTGACTATCAGGATGTACATTAAGACTGTTTTTATTGGTTGTTTTACGCAGGGAGCAAGAAACCAATAGGCAGAAAATGGCAGAGGGAACAATGGACATCAGGACCTGGCCACCTATCACTAACCAAGCCCACTGAGGCAAGGGATCAAGGACTCATTTAGGCATCCTTCCCCAACGGCGGCCAGAAATTAACTGCTCAGAATCCTGTATTTGGGTCAAGTCCATTTTATCACTGTTGGGGGAAGACCCTTTATGGGAAGGTAGCCATTTTGTATATTATTGACATATTCTGTGGTATAAGTAGTGCCTGACGCTAACTTCACTGTCAGCCAATGTAATGTGGTGTTAGAGGAGGTACACTCACGTTAGAGGCGTTTAGGTGGCCAGCCTGGCATTAGTGTTGTATTAAGAGTGGCGtcactttctccccttcccacaAGGTTGGACTTGTCTGACGTCATGACTTTAGAGTATTGGAACATGTATACATTTTAAAAGgaccgtattctcaaacgtttcggcgCCTTATCTcggtcaacattttttttcccatgcttTAGTGAGAGTGACAGGTTTTTTTCAAGGGTTTCCTTGTATTTCTGGTCATTTACATTTCTGTATATTTTGGCGCTTTATTTCGACTGTTTCTGAAAGGCTGCAGGGGAAATAATTCGAGTTgtaaagattgtttttttttatgacttttgTGGTACTGTAATGATCCTGCTtcatcaatgggaaaaaaaaatccaagaatcTTTATGAAATATCTATATAACTCATAATTTTATCACTATGATAATGTAAACACTTCCAAACCATAACTTTCACTAGTAGTCGAGGAAAGACATCGAAATGTTTTAGATCGCATTCTGAAACGTTCTCTGGgattattaaaaaaacaaaaacaaataaacaaacaaacaaacattggGTTTTTTcgatgttttctttccccattgaGAATTTTAAGGTTCATGAAAGCAATTTTCAAAACCTAAAACCTTCAATAAACCTTGctgaatatactcgtataagtAAGACaccgaaatgtttgagaatggaGATCAGTGATTACCTCTAAGCAACTGTGATGATTAGTTGTGTGCATCATGATATAGCGCtgcattttcttatttaataCTTGTGGTCTTTTCATGTTAAATGCATATATGCTAATAGTGTACTAGAGCTGGACTGGTTTCCTTTGATTTGCATGGGTTGAGGAGCGGTGCCAACCTGGTATTAATATCAAACATTTCTGcgttttatgtaaaaaaaaaaaaataataataataatatataataaataaataaagaaaagaaaaaaaataggctcTGGAGAAAGATATATATCACAGTTTTCAAGGAtatgtttttatgattattttgatggttgaacaagatttctgcatcaACAAATTATGTAATGAAAGCCTAAGTATCTCTATAGTCTTCGAAAATAGGTTGGCATTCTCAAACGTTTTCCTCTTATCTACGGTAGACACCTTTCAAcagttaaacttttttttttttacttaattttatttttttaaggtgtttGAATGATTTTAGTGATGCTTAACGAGGATTCTTCGCTGTCATTATGAAAGAAGAGTCATGAGGACCCGAATAATCATCTGCGTAGCCTCAGACTATAATCCTGGTGAGAAAACAAAGCGTTTAAAGAATACGAgtcactttctccctttcccgcAAGGTTAGATCATCGTGACGTCATAACATTTGAGTATTGGAACATAtgtgttttccttttaaaaCGTTAAAGGCTCTAACCAAGGTcatacaaacgagagagagagagagagagagagagagagagagagagagagagagagagagagagagagagagagagagagggaaaaaaatgaaatctcATTCAGTAAACTGCATCCAGAAACGTTAATTACAAATTATTACAAAAGCTATAATTTCATAGGTGTCTTGATATACTAATACTTTGTATATTATCTCCCTTTGTGTAATTTGATGTggaccaattttttttctttttaaataccTGTATTCTctccagttatttatttatttattttttttttcttctcgttaaATGCATCGAGAATAATATTGCAGGGAGAGGGACTCTGGTTTTCTATGGTTCATATCAAGGAACGTATCCTTGGTTCATATGGAAGGGGAAACTTCGTTAAAAGGcagggctggagagagagagtgatagtaTCACCTAATGGTTTTAAAAGTAGCTTGTATTTTTATGGTTACCTACACTTATCAGAATTTCGTAACGTCACACATAATTATGTAAGAATCCTGCCCgtgcacttctctctctctctctctctctctctctctctctctctctctctctctctctctctctctctctctctctctctctctctctctctctctctctctctctctctctctccgtgtcaacctaatcattcatttcttcaccttct contains:
- the LOC135107593 gene encoding PR domain zinc finger protein 10-like isoform X3, with translation MSMMGEHIPQRAGGTPEGRQQGPEDSDDEVDGGQLWDAQHQVGYLGLEGEFGGELSPQPSSSAECEHRVSPLDPNLSSAARYSPPPPYSSPMTGIEASLDHPDSPMEDLSHSSSLPIIPTGVSSSISSATGSLVHSESHRLPLPHSSARQISGSRTSSFVSPNSLFITQSSLSQSQPRWATHNVISDDENDDDDDESEPPVLSESVWVKQKRLALRSIVENEASQAGPSGLQSVTPSNRSVFMNNPQPGPSGVQAVLQPSSSCIQNRSHTGSSGLRNLPQPSPSNLDALPSTNKIPNRRHESDSSDSDDGDHDSSEGLPQLCPSLSSRMRGRVVHLSDGEAEALSGPTSGCEASSSMRGHVTPLSSPSTPADNCIVSSSTGHIDSIPPTPAEFQGNDVSGPCSPVSPSLASAAILDSTVDSTSGREIINTKGQSSDDESDEDNLAASGIELPVMVDAAEEISTSEVDLQHSDDSQEVALLVNPQRMFASERGSASRFIEHLSLSLSHFPGNSLDPGISSIVNEHRTDSNTLAPSEPGPYLGDPLSTPGPSRVALPCSSQPGTSQADTPAHQNRDQPSISSTHSIPDAVEVLDSSLPLLDIASGLSECSTVSHGDHLGNDAQSQTLEGAVVRIENESNDIAENQDEIDPLVSFADTVNDSVNNENLAADSGNQDFNQLTPSYVLHLADESSAGSEDALSSASCDKDELTSVSTKKGSYQSPVTSHQSLLEAETVTGDSLDNSLGISLTSSQPRKELESDVSLPGTSQQQTLTQQLITSQGNQVSLLVGGSDDSNDGALLMMVTSHPSSLQNIVAHDKSLEKEESGSLLPCLDAPSPQNVSCDEKEAPPASVSSEETTSPKQNVITTTASHKDVEVEFIGADFCCVDCEQEDDHECPQHHVQAISDKPVQTRAWASLPGQHLAIRKVTGTEEFGVFTRKVIPKRTRFGPLEGIMMDDPRDILPSTGLIYSVLIGEKTFFLDISDEGSSNWMRFVRKATSYLEQNCVVMQIEGSLVFLTSTDILPRTELRVGYSKQYASQRNLHSLEPTQQEISVLESMRKSWPCYECDEGFESSAELQQHLTCHDVAAGDEERKKRKRLKSRRPRANGDAETSTKKMVKRIKTSGEEASSAGSSQIGRVLLQANGEEGPLHHMCKICNRAFTKAEVLKIHVISHQTVEIKEEDDGISLKQENRTCPQCFKNFESEMELSFHVEEHSLCLPLSTKPYKCEFCYKSFLRQDSLQAHSAVHSNEAEKPFRCNLCLRRFCNNSALKTHVKFHIEGSKGYDCPICREGFFSVASLKAHVSTHCVNEQYKCPTCNKVFPTYSKIRRHIRSYHAILPHTCSICSKEMPSTDKLKIHMLSHSDRRDYLCQDCGKRFKRKDKMREHSKRMHSSDRDARASKVATKAPPKFVPKVDPTDYMQFEYKCHTCLLGFKRRGMLVNHLAKRHPNVDMTSVPELNQPILKATRCYYCQYCEKMYRSSSKRKLHILKYHPGEELPPSSTSHKESTSGEDSTYSQTVGAITTYPHPCKWCYRQYASRARLLRHQRHQHPDINDDSPFMKEYGKDAAEPGVGDIDPLLDDSAGISGELPLRDQIVESNLMQNPRLSRGEPSTSGVQGPEDDLLTQAMGEITPLGNGDQYVRLIGTGTEGQPVMVGTTQANRSLLMSNDGGQQGATLALVTTDNADTVTLSLPAGQFISLIPGLSVSGAASVVTPDTRAASSGRESARIEGVAAQEDNRAASQELQREILSTIRMGPSLSKEESVEQVVLTAHQSPSLSNSVVWQQALSFTNTTT
- the LOC135107593 gene encoding uncharacterized protein LOC135107593 isoform X2, whose protein sequence is MSMMGEHIPQRAGGTPEGRQQGPEDSDDEVDGGQLWDAQHQVGYLGLEGEFGGELSPQPSSSAECEHRVSPLDPNLSSAARYSPPPPYSSPMTGIEASLDHPDSPMEDLSHSSSLPIIPTGVSSSISSATGSLVHSESHRLPLPHSSARQISGSRTSSFVSPNSLFITQSSLSQSQPRWATHNVISDDENDDDDDESEPPVLSESVWVKQKRLALRSIVENEASQAGPSGLQSVTPSNRSVFMNNPQPGPSGVQAVLQPSSSCIQNRSHTGSSGLRNLPQPSPSNLDALPSTNKIPNRRHESDSSDSDDGDHDSSEGLPQLCPSLSSRMRGRVVHLSDGEAEALSGPTSGCEASSSMRGHVTPLSSPSTPADNCIVSSSTGHIDSIPPTPAEFQGNDVSGPCSPVSPSLASAAILDSTVDSTSGREIINTKGQSSDDESDEDNLAASGIELPVMVDAAEEISTSEVDLQHSDDSQEVALLVNPQRMFASERGSASRFIEHLSLSLSHFPGNSLDPGISSIVNEHRTDSNTLAPSEPGPYLGDPLSTPGPSRVALPCSSQPGTSQADTPAHQNRDQPSISSTHSIPDAVEVLDSSLPLLDIASGLSECSTVSHGDHLGNDAQSQTLEGAVVRIENESNDIAENQDEIDPLVSFADTVNDSVNNENLAADSGNQDFNQLTPSYVLHLADESSAGSEDALSSASCDKDELTSVSTKKGSYQSPVTSHQSLLEAETVTGDSLDNSLGISLTSSQPRKELESDVSLPGTSQQQTLTQQLITSQGNQVSLLVGGSDDSNDGALLMMVTSHPSSLQNIVAHDKSLEKEESGSLLPCLDAPSPQNVSCDEKEAPPASVSSEETTSPKQNVITTTASHKDVEVEFIGADFWCGECGHMYVHECPTHHVQDSEKSGRTRAWMSNSAQEVTSHKASDADGCVDCEQEDDHECPQHHVQAISDKPVQTRAWASLPGQHLAIRKVTGTEEFGVFTRKVIPKRTRFGPLEGIMMDDPRDILPSTGLIYSVLIGEKTFFLDISDEGSSNWMRFVRKATSYLEQNCVVMQIEGSLVFLTSTDILPRTELRVGYSKQYASQRNLHSLEPTQQEISVLESMRKSWPCYECDEGFESSAELQQHLTCHDVAAGDEERKKRKRLKSRRPRANGDAETSTKKMVKRIKTSGEEASSAGSSQIGRVLLQANGEEGPLHHMCKICNRAFTKAEVLKIHVISHQTVEIKEEDDGISLKQENRTCPQCFKNFESEMELSFHVEEHSLCLPLSTKPYKCEFCYKSFLRQDSLQAHSAVHSNEAEKPFRCNLCLRRFCNNSALKTHVKFHIGSKGYDCPICREGFFSVASLKAHVSTHCVNEQYKCPTCNKVFPTYSKIRRHIRSYHAILPHTCSICSKEMPSTDKLKIHMLSHSDRRDYLCQDCGKRFKRKDKMREHSKRMHSSDRDARASKVATKAPPKFVPKVDPTDYMQFEYKCHTCLLGFKRRGMLVNHLAKRHPNVDMTSVPELNQPILKATRCYYCQYCEKMYRSSSKRKLHILKYHPGEELPPSSTSHKESTSGEDSTYSQTVGAITTYPHPCKWCYRQYASRARLLRHQRHQHPDINDDSPFMKEYGKDAAEPGVGDIDPLLDDSAGISGELPLRDQIVESNLMQNPRLSRGEPSTSGVQGPEDDLLTQAMGEITPLGNGDQYVRLIGTGTEGQPVMVGTTQANRSLLMSNDGGQQGATLALVTTDNADTVTLSLPAGQFISLIPGLSVSGAASVVTPDTRAASSGRESARIEGVAAQEDNRAASQELQREILSTIRMGPSLSKEESVEQVVLTAHQSPSLSNSVVWQQALSFTNTTT